A DNA window from Ornithinimicrobium humiphilum contains the following coding sequences:
- a CDS encoding NAD(P)-dependent oxidoreductase, which translates to MSRQPVVAVPTMFVEHLDPVDGVEVLPYDPRDLETPPGGGREVDVLSLPFVAGRWLTRLEEIPGLRGVVLASAGYEHALPYLPAGVDLANAVGVHDTATAELALALILASQRGLPGYVRAQSEGRWERGGDGKLRSLADSRVLVVGYGGIGRALTRRLLASECEVVAVASQPRPGDDLVDRVHGIEELPALLPEADILVLAVPLTEATRGLVDTAALAALPDDALVVNVARGPVVDTEALQRECAAGRLRAALDVTDPEPLPEGHPLWSTPGVLVSPHVGGGSPASFPRMGRYLTRQLTAYRDRGRLDHVVATG; encoded by the coding sequence ATGAGCAGGCAGCCAGTCGTCGCGGTCCCGACCATGTTCGTCGAGCACCTCGACCCCGTCGACGGGGTCGAGGTCCTGCCCTACGACCCCCGGGACCTCGAGACGCCTCCCGGCGGTGGCCGCGAGGTCGACGTGCTGTCGCTGCCGTTCGTGGCCGGCCGCTGGCTGACCCGGCTCGAGGAGATCCCCGGCCTGCGGGGCGTGGTGCTCGCCAGCGCGGGCTACGAGCACGCGCTGCCCTACCTGCCCGCCGGCGTCGACCTCGCCAACGCGGTCGGCGTGCACGACACCGCCACGGCAGAGCTGGCGCTCGCGCTGATCCTCGCCTCGCAGCGGGGGCTGCCCGGCTACGTGCGGGCGCAGTCCGAGGGCCGGTGGGAGCGCGGCGGCGACGGCAAGCTCCGCTCGCTCGCGGACTCGCGGGTGCTCGTCGTGGGCTACGGCGGCATCGGCCGGGCGCTGACCCGGCGGCTGCTCGCCAGCGAGTGCGAGGTCGTGGCGGTGGCCAGCCAGCCGCGCCCCGGCGACGACCTCGTCGACCGGGTCCACGGCATCGAGGAGCTGCCCGCGCTGCTGCCCGAGGCCGACATCCTCGTGCTCGCCGTCCCGCTCACCGAGGCGACCCGCGGGCTGGTCGACACCGCCGCGCTCGCCGCCCTGCCCGACGACGCCCTCGTGGTCAACGTCGCCCGCGGACCGGTGGTGGACACCGAGGCCCTCCAGCGCGAGTGCGCCGCCGGCCGCCTGCGCGCAGCGCTCGACGTCACCGACCCCGAGCCGCTGCCGGAGGGGCACCCGCTGTGGTCGACCCCCGGCGTGCTGGTCAGCCCGCACGTCGGCGGCGGGAGCCCCGCCTCCTTCCCGCGGATGGGGCGCTACCTGACCCGCCAGCTCACCGCATACCGGGACCGGGGCCGGCTGGACCACGTCGTCGCGACCGGCTGA